The genomic interval GTACACAGATTCTACTATTTTTAAGCGATGTGATTGCAAAAATCGAGTATGCTCGAGTCAACTTAACGCTAtttgaaatagaataaaatatagTGTGCTCTAACATATCCCTAAATTTCTTgcagtattttatttcaaagacaTTCCGAAGCCTGTCTTTGgataattaaaactttattggGTATTTCGAAGACAATCCCTTTGTCCCAAATTCTTTCTTCTTATTCGTTCTGCGAATATTGGCGAAAGTTTATCGAAGATATAAGGTTTCCTACGTTTATCAACATGTTTGTTCATGTTGTTGTTAGGTACTCGAATATAGTAAGCTGATTAAATTTTCATTTAGGTGGTTTAGTTGAGTAAGCTCTTAAGTTGTAATTAGTTTTATCCTTACTGTCGAAATCACGCAGAAATTAATCaactacatatattattatacccAGTAACCTATTCTGCcacataaataattatacaacgTAACCATActatattgtgttattttttactttttcaaccTCCATGACTacgccatttaaaaaaaaaacattagatcgaaaaaatatttcattacaaTTATCGAACCTGCTTACAAAATTTTACGCGAATCGATTTGAAAATGCGACATGTAGAatacgaaagcatttttgcTGAAACTGAAACAAAAGTGCTACGCGCTAATTTGGCCGTTGTATGCAGACTACTTACTGGATTAGGTATACTGTGCTCTTTATGGGAAATCGATACATTCTAAAACGTTTACTATGGCGTGGTAATGGGTTTGATAATAGGCACAAGCGATTAAACTTCCATTGATGCGCTATTTAAAATAGAAGAATGAGAAATAAAAGTCGTGAAAAAATTTGCTACTTCTTCTTTATCTATTTGTTTCtttaacaacaataatataaaaaacggCACGGGCAACATCTACTTTTAAAAAGCAAAAACTCAGTTTTGCAGTAGAATCCTTTTATTCATCgacattttatgttttttttttgagcatatattttatcttattttaattgatgggtgcttgcaattttttgaagaaCAGCTTGTCccatgtagttttttttttataaatgaagaaaataaactttaattttaccAAAGTCTTTATTGAAATgattaaacaatattttgtacagtatgcttaaaattaaaataagttattatttaaaaataaataaacttaaatctaaatcgatCAGTCATAAgaaccttaaataaataaatgcattcCAAACCCCATAAATAACTACCTAAATATTAACAtcatttcgttttttttcctAGAAAATTCACAATGAGTCTCCTTGTTTTTAACAATATCtcggaaatatttattttatttgtatttgtaaattcgtaaaaaatatattaaatggCTTGTatcgtaaaaaaatactttatcgaaaacatatttttttaggacagtactttaaaaaaaccctTCGCTGTATTAATATTTAGCAATATACTTAACTTAGTACTTCAATGGTACCttcataatttgtttgttaattaaataactcatTTACCTAATAACAACTTAGTAAGTACTGCCGTTTACTCAAGTCGTCAAAATATCTATCGTATTTCATTTCCTCAATGCAACTTAATACATTTTgtacaaaacttttttattcaaaaaaaaaatcaaaccaaAACTGTTGTGATCACGGAAAAACCGGAACAAGTCTTtaaattttcagaaattttattttcaaactaGATTCAATCTAATCACAATTTATCAACTCTTTTATAACAAATCAAAAAGTCGCTCATTTAACAAGCAGAATATACAAAAAGCATGATATAGCTACCTACTTTCTTTtgtacttacattattttactataactaccattatttatatataacatCAAAAGTATTTAGGGATCAATCATGTTGGAGTAGTTCTTCCATTCCTGCGGATAGACAAACAACTATTCAAGACGTATGGTTGTCAATAGATAGCCAAGCTAGCCCTACAGGGTTATAATAGAGAGAGGGTAGGGGGGCGGGGGAAGTTTCTACAGAAACTCGTTTTATCGCAAAAATAGCATTGAATTGTATTTAAACAGCGAACTGTAGGCACAAGGCCATTATATCGCTTGTTAAACAGACACAAAGTAAACAATCCCGATGGTTActcaaactatttatttgtaaagGATCATTCAAGTATAACGTAAGCAAAATACGAGTGGTTTTGCTCCACTCCCCTCCCCCAACCCCTTGTTAGCAAAAGTGAGTAAAGTTTTAACCATCCCGCCTATgcgtatgtaagtaaactttggttcttatttttttgatttggaTATTGCTAGTCTTTAagactagaaaaaaaacaagcaatTAACGAGCGAAAAAGTATTTTTGCgtactttattttttgttcaaacgtattaatttattcacccatatttttttattaattttgctgGCGTAATCACCCTCCATCCCCAATCCCCATGTCATCAAAATTAAGCCAATCAAACAGCTCTCACTACCCTTTAAAATTTACGTTACTTTAATGATCCCTAAACCGCCTCAAGAACCGAAACTACCAAACTATCCCTGTGATTTGATCCCTAAACAGATCTATGAGCACTGTAAATGTCACCATCTAGGCCCTCCGTCCCCAATCCCCATGTCATCAAAATTAAGCCAAGCAAACAGCTCTCACCACCCTTTAAAATTTACGTTACTTAAATGATCCCTAAAATGCCTCAACAACCGGCACTACCAAACTATCCCTGTGATTTGATCCCTAAACAGATAGAGCACTATAAACGGAACAACCTATACAGCTCCTCCTGGCGCGGTGATATAGACAGGAGAGGGGGTGGGCCTAGGTTTAGGCATACTATAGGCCCTGTTAGACGCCCAATCTTTGCCGTAGCCATTGCCAGACGAATAAGCATAGCTACTCCCGTAGTCAGAATTGAAGTCGTTCGAGTCGCTAGAACCGAAGTAAGAGTAGTGTGTCATTGGATGATGATGCTGAAACAATGAAAAACATTATGGAGTTAttaaatgtttataaattattgaagtttttttaaatacaggTAGGTGATGTGTAACTCAGAGATGCAAGTCCAGGTTTCAACCCAAGATCCTCTGTTTGTGAgcctataggtcaaaccacgagGCCACGACGGcttttaagcttttttttaacGTCTTCATAGATATGtgaatgaaattatatttttaggaCCTTTTTCCCACTTTTCCCACTAATACTcgtgaatgcgaaagtttgcaagtgtttgtttgttactttatcacgcataaaccgctgaaccgatttagatgtaattcggtatacagatagtttgcgtcccgggggcCTTCCCCCGGATGCAAACTATCTCCTTACATAGGATagttcttatcccggaaaattccatagttcccgcgggatagtgaaaaccgaattctaagCGGAAGAAGTCACGGATAACGGCTAGTTATTGATAGACaccgacttttaaaaataagcagTTTCTGTATTCgactatgtaattttttggtctttacagtcaaggaaattgaatcacgttCCAGGGTGGgtacttttcataatcaattttgctatgatttctttggcagatgtatggaatgtcaatatgacaactgtaacacaaaggttccaccctgtacTTGAAATGTTTAGgttattaactaaatgtaagcaaacttcagctgccagatttgatacattaaaggattttaaacattttacatatctatcattgtaatacaaactagactagtgtatttcaatacagaaatgttaatttttagataatttaatgggGTAATTTCAACacttaagacaccaattgacgttgttttgtttacatttagttaaatacctatctaaacCACGTGACACAGTCTCGTGTTCACCGATTTTTTGGTTATTGTGGATCAATCTTCAGTactctttttacaagcttttatttagtttcacctgtcccgttgtctgtctgtaatcaaatcttgcaagttaaattcgaccaacttccagcagttggactgacttgaaatttggtatacttatgtaacttgcgtgaatacaataatctggtagtcacatcctggtagtccggccaggatcgtctccacggGACGGCACTCTTCAACAGTTACGGCAtcgacatgaaatttgataggcaaatgtagtttgggtgacaatacgagtacaagTATCTACAGTCAACAAACAGTACAGCAGGAAACGCTtgtattcaaatttaattttctacCAAACGAAAGAGTATTTtgatgtttgattaaaaaaacctTTGCAAAGGTTTACAAAACCTCTCACCCAAACATTAAAATTCCCATTACTCCAGGCAATTCATTGGCTTTTGCACAATAAAACGTAATCGATGGTTTATACTATCCTATCTCAgctaaactaatttaataaacaactgCGCACAGAAGGATCAACGTATTAATGTTAAAATGGGCGGCTGGTTTGTTTTATCAGCTAAAGCTTATATTTCGAGTGGacagataaaaatattatgtcgTACCGCGCGATACATGAATAGCCTGGATTATATGTGAAACATCACAATGATAAACTTCGTAGATGTCTAAACCAACTGAATGTGACTGACTGTGAACCCttaggccgtattgcctaacgttttcgACAGTCACGATCAcaatcaagtgacagtttttgcATAAGCTACTTATGCTAAGCTAGCGATGTGCAGGTCTAGCTATGCGATGTCTCAAGAGCTGTGACATTTgaatatttgacgaccggatggccaagtggatagagaacctggctacgaagcttgaggttccgggtttgatcccagatatttgtatgaataatacgaatgtttattctcgggccttggatgtttaatatgtatatataagtatgtatttatctacataagtatacttatccgttgcctagtatccatagtgcaaaagcttttcttagtttggggctaggtcaagtTTCTTATCGTATTTGGTATTTAAATGGTATTCGGAAAAAAGTAATTTTCGACCTTTCATTTTTCTGTTTGTATTTAACACCAATGCCAATTATTTGTAAACATTTAGCTCTTTCAACATTTGTTTACATTGTTTGTTATGCGACACAGCTTCATAGACGGAAGCAAGAGaggtttcataaaatatttgtgGATCTAGATTCCCTATAAGTATGGTTAGTaaaatgatgaaataaaataaaaatgcgcatgtcacgaaatgatcCCAAACCAGCAAACTGCTGGTCTTGCGAACTGTGCggatcttcctttgggaccatctgaaAGCAGTTTCTTATCTAGACGGAAACTTTGGAATCTACCTAATGTTTGAAACTTCGCAAATTCCGAACAGTTACAAACTTGAAACTGTAGATTAAGTATTTGCTTGAACGTTTCCACAGttaaatttaacattattttaataatctacttaaacatttacttaaacTCCTGAGACATAAATTCATTTTCCgagaaatttaaaacaaatacatatttttgatttttttttcatctctttTTTTTCGAATTACCGTAAATTAGCTTTGGCCTGCCTAGTAGGTactcgtttatcgctgtcctgcgggtactatgcaatttttcgggacaaAACCAACCTATCTTTCCTAGGGtattaaactatctccataccaaattccatcatAATCGGTTTAGCGGTATAAGCATGAAGGCGTAACATATAGACAGACTATTTTTAAGCTAAAATTCTGCGTTTTCTTAAGTGGATTATTAATTATGACCTAAAAATTATAGATATTGGATGCCGCTATCGACTTTCAAAACTgaattttttgctgactcttGAGTTACTGGTTGAGAAAATTAATAAACTCAATTACCTACGATTCCAATAACTCAAGCAACCATTTTAAGGGGTATAGTGTAAAGAAtagaataaataatgaaaagcgttcgtaaatgaaaaaaaaaacaaagacgtcaaaaatactttgatttcCCCAGATTTCCCATTGAAAGATAAAATGAAGATAGCTTGTTGATTACCTTATCTTTGATTATGTAGGctcgagatttttttttaaataaatgtacaatccATATCTGAGCAAAATTGACATGAAAATGCAAATAATCAGCAGGCATGATCAAGTTAGACTTGGAACATGTATTTTTTGGCAGAGATGATGCAACGCGTTGCTTTCTTTTATCGTTTTAAAATAAACGCTGGTCTTCAATAAGTTATAAAAGACCTTGACGTTTTGCAATGCTAAGCTATTTCTGATAGACTTAAAGTGTAGTAGTTATACCAGTAGTGCAGATTACTTTGTCATTATCCGCGGCAACACAATTACGTTCGTTAACGTTCACCCTTGTCGAACTGTCTGGAAATTAGGAACTTCCAAACTTGGCGGCGTTGAGCTAGTGCTTTCCAAACTTTTAACGAAATGTTTAGCGGTTGTTTACAAGCCTTTGTCTTTCAATTCAAATGGGCTTTAGGAGAGAATAAATAGTACTTTACAAGAACTTGGCATTGTAAAGGATTGACAAATTAACAACGTACAAATAAAGCTAGATAAAAGTTACTTTTAGCATAACGTAGAGTAAGTCTTATAAGaagttgttttatatatatatatattattaatttaattatttatttaatttagaggaggatatagtatttttataggatcactcgtgcgtctgtctttctgtccgtccgtctgttacaGCCAATTTGTTTTGCCATTGGTCTAGGTcttgtaatcatcatcatcatcataatcagtccactgctaaacaaaggcctcccccttagaacgccacaataaaagACAACTTgacgccacttgcatccaccggttgcccgcaattctcacgatgtcgtcagtccacctagtgggaggcctgccaacgcttcgccttTCGGTttgcggtcgccactcgagaacttttctcccccataGGCCCGCCCATTGCCGCTTCAACTTGCATAATTTAACATATTTAGTAATTCATTAATGGCCACTTCAAACATTCAGATCAGAAAACTCAGTTGTAGTAATTATTTAGTACAGCTTAAGCTAGTtcaaaatttagattaaattgtTTTGGAATGTAATGCCTAATTGGTTTCAGAGGAGTTTCAGTTATCAtcacattattattaattcacATATCCACAAATCCCAATCATCAAAAGGCTCGTTGCTAATGAAACTATTAATAAAATCGTTTATAGCTCATTTTCAATGACCTTGTGTGGCTGACATGGTCCGTTATTTTACCAATGATTggataatttcagaaaaccaGAGAAATATTATCAATCTGATTGCTCTATCATAAATTAGTAATTTTCTGGTAATTTTATTGGTATtcagaaacaaaaaaacttcacAAACTTTTAGACCctcttaaattataatatttatttaattttattggtaTTCAGAAACGAAAAAACTTCACaagcttttaaataatatttataattaattatattactgGCTTTGTAAGatgaaagttattaaaaaaggcTAACATATAATTGGCTTGAATGACAATGCCAAAGCTTTTCAGATATATGTTACAATTAAGTTGTtgcataaacacaaaataaagatCATATCAGTACACACATAGATACAATCAGAAGAAAGCGAATAGAAAATAAGAAGAAAACAAATAGTTGAAGAGATATATCTTGCAGTGGTAAATGATATGATCAACGATGCGCACGTACTTACCAACATAATGTTAGCGTCTATCCTACCTTGCAAGCCTTGAGCGTGCTCAGCAGACCTGGCAGTAGAAGTGCTGCTATCAACAGTAACTTTTTTATCAGTAATACTGATAGCAGAATTGGTATCAGTAGCAGCTTGGTCTTGAGTGCTGCCAGCAGAGTTAGAAGAGGCACCACCACTGCTAACTTCTTCTTGCGGCCACGGCCTGAAATgattaaaactattaagtaatttttacgATCACCAAACCAGGATATTAATTATCAGTACGGAAATCATGGCCacattaattaaattgaaacttCTTTGGTGCTTTCAATATGCTTTAAAAGTTATACTGTTTATGAAACAAGTATATTTGACATTGACTAAAAGTAGCAAATGGAGATGAAAATTCATGAGTTTGTCGTCAATTTACTTTTTAGAGTAGTTTAGCAGTTCAAAATCATCCTGTTTTACGGTAAATTAATTCTTGACGCCACCTATGTTGTCCAGTTTATCTTTACCTATCTAAATATAAGTGGACGTGGTctgttatgttttttgttttcatttatttagtttttgtataattatgttgaataaattaaaaacaaataagtaatataaatataaaaccgaAGAGaacaagaaagaagaaaaaaaaatgcttgcagTAGGTACTTTAGGTACAAAAAAGATTACTACCTAGGTAACGTACATGTgcagtaaacattttttaagacGTGTTAATTGCTACTAAACCTTACTACAGgctgttttttttcatttatgttgCGTTTAAGGACAATCGTCAACTGTTATTTCCGATTATTACGCCTTATTCATGAACCTTTCGAACTCAATTTATGGGGTTAGAATAAATTCAGCGATGACAAATAGGCCATTTATCTCCATAAAAGAGGAAATTTCCCACTTTTATTGCTGATATTTCGAACTTTTTGCCCTTTCAAAACGAAGTCAAATATTGCGTATCTTTTTTCCTAAGGGAAGGATTTTTTATAATGGCATTATATAAAATACTGACTAATTTCTGCAGCACTATTGAAgaacgtacctacatacatacgaaGTAGAAGTAGACTACGTTTTTGGGAGTTGGTTagaacatttataatattttacggAGCACTGTTGTTCAGCTACTCGTATGTCAACGACGAAGGCGTGCAATTTTCTTTGAGTGCCAGCGGTTGCAGTTCTCAAAAGGTGTTTTTAAGTTATACTCAAAGAATCTGAattgcgtaccagggtggaacgttTGTGCTACCTAATTGACCTATACCTTGGATTACCTTGATATCCCacgtatttgtcatagaaatttttaaaaattatattggaGAAAATACTAAAATCCCAGATCTGTTGCCCGTTTTTCTAACCAAGtcttgaaagttaaatttgacccatttcTTAGTAGttggactgacttgaaattagATGTCCATAATGTAGATtgaattattcttattattcaaATACAGTTAACAACACTCAGCAAAAAGCTagcagtaaaaataataaaaatcaaaaactttttttagttttttattgcaGTTTTTCTAGTCACTAAAATTGATGACTTAGTTCCTTAGAACAGATCTTTctgttttgctgactgtacccaAATTGACTTATTTAAATTGACCACCTCTAGTTATAATACTTTAGATACTGTGTTTGGAGATTACCTACTTACTGAATTCATGTTGAGTTCACTTAATTTACAGAAAGAAAAATGGTATGAGTCATCGCTTTTCAAGCAGATGGTCATAGTTCCAACCCTCAATGTGTGATCTCTTTTATGATGTTTATGTCTTAGctttctcttttttaattagtttttagtttgAACTATGTTACCTTTTCTTCGGGTTTGTGTTAGCGATTGACTGGTAAAGGGGCGCCGTACACTAGACTCTTCAACCATGCCGTTTAATTCAGAAGTCCCTCTCTCTGTCTGGTTAGAACCTATTGTTGGCAATCCTGTCAACAATAGTTTCTACTTTAGTAAGTTTTTCAGCAAAACATGCAATTTCAAGAGAAAGTCATAAGTGACGCAATGGTTTAACCGTTAGTacgaaaacattattttatgcaGACTTTTTTAAGAGAGATGaaaaaagttattaattatataatattttgtgtatttaataaaaactatcaaGCGTCATATTAAATTAACGCGCGGATGGCAAAAACCAACTTATTGTTACAGAATGTGGAGgtttataaagttatttgattCCAACATCTGGTAgaatggtgaacggttgtgttgctctgcaATGAgtatgaactctggttgagttcgaaacggatCAGTGTAGTTCGGTGGTGGTGACAattgggtttatgtgatttgaaTGTGTtctttcttacagtgtggaggtggaggatctgcttgaacacacatttgttgcatagacgtagctgtcatataggtcgcgggtgagcaaagtagttgTGTTTAGTTTAAAAGTTGATTTACTTCAGCGCCCTCTATTACCTAACTAAAGGACTACTAAGTTAATTCTCTCTTTTAAAATCAATCTTCAATAATCAATAAGCCATGTCATTTGCCGAGGATTGTGTAGATGGCGCTAATAGGTACATTGACatctcttaaactacttacaaGCCATCATCATCGAAAACATTACTTGTACTTTCATCCAAATATTGAACCATCAACTTCATTTTACAGCAGGAACATCTTGATTATATTAATCCACCGAACCACAACAAGACGGTCAATATCTAATCAACTTTTTGCTCTCTTTTTCACGCACAACTCTTGATTGAATTACGCGCATAGCAGATGGTTGGTATTTCCCACGTTTTGCTCTAATTGCTTGACCTTAGAAACTAGACTTAATTAAATGGCTACAGGTGTTAGAGTTCGAATTAAGGGCGAGGAAAgtgtaaaacaaaaattaagaaCGTTTGTTCGttatcaataaatttatttgtttttaattaatcgtTTGTTCAATTCAAATAATATCCCATAAAAATATTCGATTTAACTTTTGAATATCTCGAATTTGTTTAATGTATTTACGAagttttgtataaatattgGTATTTAATCTTTGAGTACCAACCTGGCTGACCCAGTTTTTCTcgaagtttttttgttaaatcgtttttttttattagtaaacgtaagcaaaataaatataattatattatataaaaatgtaaataaaatgaataaaaaaaaacaagtaacgTCTCAAGTAACAAGTAATATTAAGCGACGTAACGACAGATAAACCAGGTATCGCGTGGAATTTAGGCTAAGTACCTACAGAAAAACACACCAAAACTCGAAAATACGcatttcccagagataagaccaagcccctagtaaatttcatcgaaatcgttagaacacaagaattgctcatttaaagatATAAGACGATGACGAGATAAATGCTCATACAGGAcattacgagtaagtatatagataaaataataattatattgacaGATTGattatcaatgaactagaaGAAGGaaatgcatgaacacgcatatcttgcataaacttagctatcataaggtcgtgggtgagcaaagaatttttttaagttcattgatatggacttccacaaagtaacgcctgattcaataaatcattctGTCAAATATCcctgcaaattaaaaaaatgtttttttagtaaatttacgAATAAGTTTAATACCTATTGTTACCTAATATACTTAACCTAAACAATTTCTGTGCGGCTtacagttttataaaaaaatcaccaaAATAAACTCTCTTAGTCTAGTCATCCGATCCTATTTTATCTACGTCTATCTTAaatcttttttctttattttggcGACCCTTTTTTCGCCTCTCGTCTCTAACAAGAGATGTGAAAAACGGCTTAGCTTCACGCATTATCTATAAACAAAAAGATTCCCAAATCCTAATCATACCTGGCAACACATTTACGCAGCTGTTACACGAAAATAGACTCAATTTCTTCAACAGAAGGTTGTGGTTTGagctatatttttataaggacAGAGGCAGTCAGAGTTGACACGCAAATGATACGGTTATTGCACAGCCCTAGGCATTTATGACGTCACGACTTTCTGAAATTGGCTGCTCTGAGTGTCTTTCATTTAGAATTTTCAGTCTTATGAAAAAATTTAGCGAAGTAATACCTATTTCGAAATTTCTGAACTTTGCTTTGGAAAGTTGTGGTAAGGTAAAACTTAACACTAAACTTGTGTTACATAATTATAACCTGCTATTTTTGGTTTAATTTAGAACTGATAACACACCCTAGTgttgcattattttttatttatttatgagaaCAAACAGTCATATATAACATGAACTTGTAGACAAAGAAATAAacagacctatagtttccttaATGATTCATATAAGAAAAcgtgacaaacacacaaaattgctttattatagTACATTGCATGGATGCAACTTTGAAAAAAGAGGCgaaaaatctttattaaaagCAGTATTTAATTGATAGACGTATATAAATTACGATATATGAATATCGGAATGTGATTTTCTGAGTTTGGCGTTATATGCATAATGTGACACAGCAAAGTATGCCAATAACGGTTAAAACCAACTAAATATGCCAAAATAAAGTGCATGTTCTGTTAGTAACAGTACCACAGGAAAGCAAGATACGTACTGATAAGGTAGAGCAGTAACCAAAAATAACAACGTAAGTAGATCAAAATTTATCAAGcgacaatatatatattttatgtttttctttattgAATTGGCTGCGTAAGGAATTGATTGGCATTATGTAGAACATACCGAACCGCTCAGTGGAGACCATTTCGGGTTCAtatcattattttgtttgttcttgtattctttatcattttgtaaaatgttttttttttttttttgtcattgttAGCTGAATAAAcgtttttctattctattcttttcTAACATTAACATTACATTTCTTTTTGTAAGGTAAGTCCctagtttttaaaatttcaggttttaagtttgacaaaacggTAAGCAAtacttgtttattattattattatttattattacccctggtgttgcagatgtttatgggcgttggtgatctcttaccatcaggagacccactagttcgtttgcaatccagtcgaataaaaaaaaaactgctaatCAAAGACCTCAATtacgtagttacttacattaaGAAAAATGAaccaaacaataaaatattgtaatataCGCACACTTTCATAACTTGAAACGTAAAATAGAGTAGGAT from Choristoneura fumiferana chromosome 25, NRCan_CFum_1, whole genome shotgun sequence carries:
- the LOC141442086 gene encoding uncharacterized protein isoform X1, which encodes MYPSSSPLIRLIILFITFSNISCTEDGYLRYVKDGCFLRGEALSCVKYKALKLAKRTLFGDNMNTNETIKANHMISFVPLDQETLDKLEVKKEEVDLSEPRGFFSEWAEVTKYAVKLVKEFFRVKGIKVKLPEGARTVEEDDVDDGLPTIGSNQTERGTSELNGMVEESSVRRPFTSQSLTQTRRKGRGRKKKLAVVVPLLTLLAALKTKLLLIPILLSVLLIKKLLLIAALLLPGLLSTLKACKHHHPMTHYSYFGSSDSNDFNSDYGSSYAYSSGNGYGKDWASNRAYSMPKPRPTPSPVYITAPGGAV